A genomic region of Gadus macrocephalus chromosome 5, ASM3116895v1 contains the following coding sequences:
- the ism2a gene encoding isthmin-2: MTSEGLQFWIVVLALGSVAVHGYPSKINVKERVDASAAQVALGSSGGDRQPTLEELQGENLLQTLPPASSSMEGRWSKHRLQGLLPQPAPEEEPQPFILDLRNFPDLANADLGAQNPNIQVTIEVVDGPQREAEVEMEMDLVKDGQRNDWSASSEMPEGHRKLFWPLFWEYPDPVEEGATGPAAEPAGQDYGQDPEEPALSGVGGDWGSRWNKGWDIKDNSEYEEEWSHWAPCSVSCGQGTQKRLRSCGYACTATESRTCDLDGCPDDMDAVSSPTPPQTTNSTDALDTNVDSCEKWLSCKNDFLRQYLHQVLTELPSCPCAYPSEAVYSAVHLADPRLRHTYRWRDASGPKERLDIYKPSARFCLRSMLSYDSTTLAAQHCCYDDQMRLITRGKGAGAPNLISTEFSPELHHKVDVLPWILCKGDWSLFHSVRPPNNGLACTHNPGDEVYRDELREAREY, encoded by the exons ATGACCAGTGAAGGTCTCCAGTTTTGGATAGTTGTCCTGGCTTTGGGGTCAGTGGCAGTCCATGGATACCCGTCCAAGATCAACGTCAAGGAGAGGGTCGATGCGTCAGCCGCTCAG GTAGCGTTGGGGAGCAGCGGGGGAGACCGGCAGCCCACTCTGGAGGAGCTCCAGGGGGAGAACCTGCTCCAgaccctcccccctgcctcctcttccATGGAGGGGCGCTGGTCCAAGCACCGCCTCCAGGGCCTCCTGCCACAGCCAGCACCAGAGGAGGAGCCTCAGCCTTTCATCCTGGACCTGAGGAACTTCCCCGACCTGGCCAACGCAGACCTGGGCGCCCAGAATCCTAACATCCAG GTGACCATCGAGGTGGTGGACGGGCCCCagagggaggcggaggtggagatggagatggaccTGGTGAAGGACGGCCAGCGCAACGACTGGTCCGCCTCCTCGGAGATGCCCGAGGGCCACCGGAAGCTCTTCTGGCCCCTGTTCTGGGAGTACCCGGACCCCGTGGAGGAGGGGGCAACCGGGCCGGCTGCCGAGCCCGCCGGCCAGGACTACGGCCAAGACCCCGAGGAGCCCGCCCTCagcggggtggggggagacTGGGGGTCTCGCTGGAACAAGGGCTGGGACATCAAAGATAACTCTG AGTACGAGGAGGAGTGGAGCCACTGGGCCCCCTGCAGTGTCTCCTGTGGCCAGGGCACCCAGAAGCGCCTGCGTTCCTGCGGCTACGCGTGTACGGCCACCGAGTCCCGGACCTGTGACCTGGACGGCTGCCCCG ATGACATGGATGCGGTGAGCTCTCCTACTCCACCCCAGACCACCAACAGCACGGATGCCCTTGACACAA acGTGGACAGCTGCGAGAAGTGGCTGAGCTGCAAGAACGACTTCCTCCGTCAGTACCTGCACCAGGTGCTGACGGAGCTGCCCAGCTGCCCGTGCGCCTACCCCTCGGAGGCGGTGTACAGCGCCGTGCACCTGGCCGACCCGCGGCTCCGCCACACCTACCGCTGGAGGGACGCCAGCGGGCCCAAGGAGCGGCTGGACATCTACAAGCCCTCGGCTCGCTTCTGCCTGCGCTCCATGCTCTCCTACGACAGCACCACGCTGGCCGCGCAGCACTGTTGCTACGACGACCAGATGAGGCTGATCACGCGCGGGAAGGGCGCCGGCGCGCCCAACCTCATCAGCACCGAGTTCTCCCCGGAGCTGCACCACAAGGTGGACGTGCTGCCCTGGATCCTGTGCAAGGGCGACTGGAGCCTGTTCCACTCGGTGCGGCCACCCAACAACGGGCTGGCCTGCACCCACAACCCCGGGGATGAGGTGTACCGGGACGAGCTGCGGGAGGCCCGCGAGTACTGA